A section of the Melopsittacus undulatus isolate bMelUnd1 chromosome 3, bMelUnd1.mat.Z, whole genome shotgun sequence genome encodes:
- the MPV17 gene encoding protein Mpv17 isoform X2 has translation MSCQSHGEVAQPHSLGQRHCESSTRHLAAAGGPVPQGSGAAGRQGQEDTLAAEGAVLVAGALMGAGDVIAQQLVEQRGLQGHHGPRTLKMMVIGFCFVGGFAPCFLGCFLAITGAMNGLSVEENWSKIQQDYTDALLTNYCIWPPVQIANFYFVPLKHRLAVVQCVAIVWNCYLSWKANRM, from the exons ATGTCATGTCAGAGCCATGGGGAGGTGGCACAGCCCCACAGTTTGGGACAGAGACACTGTGAGAGCAGCACAAGGCacttggctgctgcaggagggcctGTACCACAGGGCAgtggtgctgcaggcaggcaggggcaggaggaCACACTTGCTGCTGAGGGGGCTGTGCTGGTTGCAGGGGCCCTCATGGGAGCTGGCGATGTGATTGCGCAGCAGTTGGTGGAGCAGagagggctgcaggggcaccATGGCCCCAGGACCCTGAAGATGATGGTGATTGGCTTCTGCTTTGTG GGGGGCTTTGCACCATGTTTCCTTGGCTGCTTCCTTGCCATCACAGGAGCAATGAATGGTCTGTCAGTGGAGGAGAACTGGTCCAAGATCCAGCAG GACTACACAGACGCCCTGCTGACCAACTACTGT ATCTGGCCACCAGTACAAATCGCAAACTTCTACTTCGTGCCCCTGAAGCACAG GCTCGCTGTCGTTCAGTGCGTTGCTATCGTCTGGAACTGCTACCTGTCCTGGAAAGCAAATCGGATGTGA
- the MPV17 gene encoding protein Mpv17 isoform X4, translated as MGAGDVIAQQLVEQRGLQGHHGPRTLKMMVIGFCFVGPVVGGWYKILDQLIPGTTKVVAVKKMVLDQGGFAPCFLGCFLAITGAMNGLSVEENWSKIQQDYTDALLTNYCIWPPVQIANFYFVPLKHRLAVVQCVAIVWNCYLSWKANRM; from the exons ATGGGAGCTGGCGATGTGATTGCGCAGCAGTTGGTGGAGCAGagagggctgcaggggcaccATGGCCCCAGGACCCTGAAGATGATGGTGATTGGCTTCTGCTTTGTG ggtcCTGTTGTGGGTGGCTGGTACAAGATCCTGGATCAGCTCATCCCAGGGACAACAAAAGTCGTAGCTGTAAAGAAGATGGTCCTGGACCAG GGGGGCTTTGCACCATGTTTCCTTGGCTGCTTCCTTGCCATCACAGGAGCAATGAATGGTCTGTCAGTGGAGGAGAACTGGTCCAAGATCCAGCAG GACTACACAGACGCCCTGCTGACCAACTACTGT ATCTGGCCACCAGTACAAATCGCAAACTTCTACTTCGTGCCCCTGAAGCACAG GCTCGCTGTCGTTCAGTGCGTTGCTATCGTCTGGAACTGCTACCTGTCCTGGAAAGCAAATCGGATGTGA
- the MPV17 gene encoding protein Mpv17 isoform X1: MSCQSHGEVAQPHSLGQRHCESSTRHLAAAGGPVPQGSGAAGRQGQEDTLAAEGAVLVAGALMGAGDVIAQQLVEQRGLQGHHGPRTLKMMVIGFCFVGPVVGGWYKILDQLIPGTTKVVAVKKMVLDQGGFAPCFLGCFLAITGAMNGLSVEENWSKIQQDYTDALLTNYCIWPPVQIANFYFVPLKHRLAVVQCVAIVWNCYLSWKANRM, translated from the exons ATGTCATGTCAGAGCCATGGGGAGGTGGCACAGCCCCACAGTTTGGGACAGAGACACTGTGAGAGCAGCACAAGGCacttggctgctgcaggagggcctGTACCACAGGGCAgtggtgctgcaggcaggcaggggcaggaggaCACACTTGCTGCTGAGGGGGCTGTGCTGGTTGCAGGGGCCCTCATGGGAGCTGGCGATGTGATTGCGCAGCAGTTGGTGGAGCAGagagggctgcaggggcaccATGGCCCCAGGACCCTGAAGATGATGGTGATTGGCTTCTGCTTTGTG ggtcCTGTTGTGGGTGGCTGGTACAAGATCCTGGATCAGCTCATCCCAGGGACAACAAAAGTCGTAGCTGTAAAGAAGATGGTCCTGGACCAG GGGGGCTTTGCACCATGTTTCCTTGGCTGCTTCCTTGCCATCACAGGAGCAATGAATGGTCTGTCAGTGGAGGAGAACTGGTCCAAGATCCAGCAG GACTACACAGACGCCCTGCTGACCAACTACTGT ATCTGGCCACCAGTACAAATCGCAAACTTCTACTTCGTGCCCCTGAAGCACAG GCTCGCTGTCGTTCAGTGCGTTGCTATCGTCTGGAACTGCTACCTGTCCTGGAAAGCAAATCGGATGTGA
- the TRIM54 gene encoding tripartite motif-containing protein 54, producing the protein MNFAVGLKPLLAEARNMESLEKQLICPICLEMFTKPVVILPCQHNLCRKCANDVFQASNPLWQSRGSSAVPSGGRFRCPSCRHEVVLDRHGVYGLQRNLLVENIIDIYKQESARPLHAKAEQHLMCEEHEDERINIYCLRCEAPTCSLCKVFGAHKDCEVAPLPAVYQRQKSELSDGIAMLVAGNDRIQAIITQMEEICHTIEENGRRQKQHLGLRFDSLYSILEERKKELLQSIAREQEAKVQLVRGLIRQYGDHLEASSKLVESAIQAMEEPQMAVYLQHSKELLKKITDMSKVSMSSRPEPGYENMDHFSINVDYVAEMLRTIEFQTEPLGEDEVDALGDGSEAAADEDRLESLEAPDATEDMGPRQKPVSSPHGQH; encoded by the exons ATGAACTTCGCGGTGGGGCTGAAGCCGCTGCTGGCGGAGGCGCGGAACATGGAGAGCCTGGAGAAGCAGCTTATCTGTCCCATCTGCCTGGAGATGTTCACCAAGCCCGTGGTGAtcctgccctgccagcacaACCTCTGCCGCAAGTGCGCCAACGACGTCTTCCAG GCCTCCAACCCACTGTGGCAGTCGCGGGGCTCCAGCGCGGTGCCGTCGGGCGGCCGGTTCCGATGCCCGTCGTGCCGCCACGAGGTGGTGCTGGACCGGCACGGGGTGTACGGGCTGCAGCGGAACCTGCTGGTGGAGAACATCATCGACATCTACAAGCAGGAGTCGGCCAG GCCTCTGCATGCCAAGGCTGAGCAGCACCTCATGTGTGAGGAGCATGAGGATGAACGGATCAACATCTACTGCCTGCGCTGTGAGGCACCGACCTGCTCCCTCTGCAAGGTTTTCGGGGCACACAAGGACTGTGAGGTCGCACCGCTGCCTGCTGTCTACCAGCGCCAGAAG AGCGAGCTCAGCGATGGCATTGCCATGCTAGTGGCGGGGAATGACCGCATCCAGGCCATCATCACACAGATGGAGGAGATCTGCCACACCATTGAG GAGAATGGCCGGCGGCAGAAGCAGCACCTGGGGCTGCGCTTTGACTCACTGTACAGCATCCTGGAGGAGCGGaagaaggagctgctgcagagcattgCACGGGAGCAGGAGGCGAAGGTGCAGCTTGTGCGGGGCCTCATCCGCCAGTACGGCGACCACCTGGAGGCCTCCTCCAAGCTGGTGGAGTCAGCCATCCAGGCCATGGAGGAGCCCCAGATGGCTGTGTACCTGCAG CACTCCAAGGAGCTCCTGAAAAA GATCACAGACATGTCCAAGGTGTCGATGAGCAGCCGCCCAGAGCCCGGCTATGAGAACATGGACCACTTCTCCATCAATGTGGACTATGTGGCAGAGATGCTGAGGACCATCGAGTTCCAGACAG AGCCACTGGGGGAGGATGAGGTGGATGCACTTGGGGATGGCAGTGAGGCTGCGGCTGATGAGGACCGGCTGGAGAGCCTGGAGGCACCTGATGCTACAGAAG atatGGGGCCGAGGCAGAAGCCAGTGAGTTCTCCCCATG GTCAGCACTGA